TGGCAGGCTCCGGAGGCGGCCAGTATATCCACCGGCGATCGCGCGGTCCCACCGGGGAATTCTCCCCCCGGTACCTCCGACATGAGGATCTTGATCATTTCCTGGGTAAGATCAGCCGGTTCAAAACTTTCCCCGAAAAGAATAGTGCTGGCCCGTTCGGCCGACCTGAAAGCTTCCTCTCCGTGAAGTCTGGCGGTTACCTCCTTGGCCAGTCTCTTCTGGGCTTCTCTCCTCTCGGGCTTGTCCTTGTGGGAAGCCATCACGCCTTCTATCTCCTCAAGAGGCAGGAAGGTAAAGAGTTTGAGCAGCTCCTCCACGTCCCTGTCGTCGGTGTTGATCCAAAACTGGTAGAAACGGTAGGGGGATGTCCTTTCCGGAGAAAGCCATACGGTCCCGCCCTCGGTCTTGCCAAACTTTCCGCCGGAGGAATTTAAAAGGAGCGGGTAAGTGATGCCGTAGGCCTGTCCCCCGACTTTTTTCCTGATCAGGTCAATCCCGGCGATGATGTTCCCCTGCTGGTCGTTGCCACCCATCTGTAGTTTACAGTCGAAGTTCTCGTAAAGATGGCAGAAATCGAAGGCCTGGAGCAACATGTAGGAGAACTCGGTGAAGGAAATGGACTTTTCCGGGTCATCGAGGCGACTTTTCACATATTCACGGCCTATCATGTAATTCACGGTGAAGTGCTTGCCGGTATCCCTCAGGAAACCAAGAAGGGAGAGCTCTCCCAGCCAGTCATGGTTGTTCACTATCAGCGCGGAATTTGCCCCACAGTTAAAATCCAGGTACTGTCCCAACTGCTCCTTGACTGTCACCAGGTTCTTCTCGACCTGTTCCAGCGTGAGAAGGTTCCTTTCCTTGCTCTTGCCCGAGGGATCCCCTATAAGGCCCGTTCCCATGCCGGCGATGGCGATGGGTTTGTGACCGGATCGTTGCATCCAGGCCAAACCCATCATCGGGATCAGGTGACCGACATGAAGGCTGTCCGCCGTCGGGTCGAATCCAATGTAGCCGGTGACCATCCCGCTGTTGAAAAGGGCTGAAAGTTCCTCCGGGTGGCTGCACCACTCAACGCAACCACGCTCCATCATTATGGCCAGGGGATTCCCCTGCATAGCTACCCCTCCTTGGTCTGGACCCTTCGATATTGTTTTTCCCGGCCTCACTCGGCGGTGGGGGCCGCCGTCTTCCAGTTTCCCCTTCCGGAACCCAGGTCATGGATCACCAGGGTCACCTGTCCAAGGGACCGAAGTTGACCGGCGAGCCGGGCCAGATCTTCTGGGTCAGGCGCTTCTTCCACCCCGAAACGTTCGACCAGTTCTGTCATCCTGGAAAGATTTTCCAGGGCTTCAGCGACCTTGGGCAGGTCGGCGTAAAGCCAGAGAATGGCTTCTTCGCCGCCCAGGGGAATTACCCGGTCGACAGGGGCCAACTCCCCCAGGGAAGCTCCGTTGATCAAACCCACGAAGGCCAAATCCTCATTCGCAGCAGCCGCCATGGTAAAGGGCAACGTGACCTTGCCCCCCGCTTTAAAACCCCTGACTGGCTGGGGGGAGAAAGTGAACCGGGCCCAGTTATTATTCCACAATTCCTGGATCCAACGGACTCCTTCGGGACCCCTCGAGGGGAGTTGAACGATAAATCCAGGAAGGTTGAAGAGGAGGAACCTGCTCTGGCCGCCAATGACAGTCAAAAGAGGCCCTTCGGCCAATTCGGCAAGGGCAGCCCGGTCAAAACCCGCCTCCTCCATCCAGTCCAGAAGCGGCAGATCTTTTTCTATCAGTCCCTCCAGCCCCTTGGGCACCGAAACGCCAAGAGCGGCAATAAGGGGTTCCGGTAAAAAGGCTGGGCCATCCCAGGCCATGGGCGCCATTTTGTCGCGGACCTCCGTTGGAAGCCATTCCTCAAGATCCGCGATCTTCCAGGCCAATTCACCGCTCTCCGGCCCGCTATTCCAGGCCAGTTCAAGTGCCAGGGGCCGGTCCGGGACCTTTAAACCCCTCAAGGAAGCGGCTTGGGCGATCAGTTTTCCGTCGAAGATGGAAAGATGAAAGGGCCAGCTTGGTTCCACGGTGAAGGATAAACGGAACCTTTCAATCGACCCGTCAAGGGCTTTTTCCATTTTCCCCAGTCCTTCAAAGGAATGGGAGACCAAAAGATACTCCCTGTCGGCGCGCAGGTAAAGGGTTATTTCACCCTTCGCCAAAGTCAGGCGGAGGATGTCTTCCCGGTCGGAGGGACCCATGGCCAGGCCGGAAGACTGCTCAAGCCAGGTCGGGGGTACCCTGCCCTCTTTAAGGGCCTTCATATCCGAGGCCTGCAAAAGGAAAGCCCCGTAGAAAATGGGTTCGTTGGCTTCCCATGCACCGAGGACCGAGGACCTGTCAGCCATGTTGACCAGGGGCGACAGGTCAGCAAGAGCCGAAATTACGGAACGGACCCGGTCATCGATCTTCTCAAGCGCTAACTCGGAGTAACCCGGTTCCACCTGCCCCGATAGGGTTTCAAGGAAAAACCGAGGGGAATCACTATCTATGGATGGTATGGCTGCCGCTGTTTCAAAGGCTTTTTCAGGCACGTGAACCCTGCCGAAGAAGTAGACCGTTCCAGCAATGACGCCCACCGCTACGAGTAGGGAGAACCAGAAGGACAAAACTCTACGCATTTTCATGCCTCCTCTGGAATCGGTTCTTGATGTCCCAGATGATCTTGTAGACAGGAGGTATAAGGAATAGGGCCATGGTCCCTCCCGCGAGCAGGCCTCCAATCAGCACGATGGCCAGCGGGGCCCTGTACTGCCCTCCTTCGCCGAGGCCCAGGGCGAGGGGAAGCATGGCGATCAGGGTCGTGATATCGGCCATGATTATGGGCCTAAAGCGGACCCTGCACGCTTCGACCATGGCCCCGGTCGGTTCGTGCCCCTTCTTGCGGACCACCTCGGCGTAGTCGACGATGACTATGGCGTTGTTGACCACCAGTCCCACTATCATCACCAGGCCGAGAAGCCCGTAGATGGAAAGGGACGTCCCCGTCAGCAGGAGCGTCGGGATAACGCCGATCACCGACAGGGGGATCGTCAGCATGATCGCCAGGGAGAACAGGTACGATTCCAGTATGCCTGCTATCATCAGGAATGTCAGCACTGCGGCCATGACGAAGGATATGAGCATTCTCCGGAAGTTCTCTTGGATGTTCTGTATCTCCCCCCCGATTATAAATCTGTAACCCGTCGGCAGCTGGAT
This DNA window, taken from Thermovirga sp., encodes the following:
- a CDS encoding tyrosine--tRNA ligase: MQGNPLAIMMERGCVEWCSHPEELSALFNSGMVTGYIGFDPTADSLHVGHLIPMMGLAWMQRSGHKPIAIAGMGTGLIGDPSGKSKERNLLTLEQVEKNLVTVKEQLGQYLDFNCGANSALIVNNHDWLGELSLLGFLRDTGKHFTVNYMIGREYVKSRLDDPEKSISFTEFSYMLLQAFDFCHLYENFDCKLQMGGNDQQGNIIAGIDLIRKKVGGQAYGITYPLLLNSSGGKFGKTEGGTVWLSPERTSPYRFYQFWINTDDRDVEELLKLFTFLPLEEIEGVMASHKDKPERREAQKRLAKEVTARLHGEEAFRSAERASTILFGESFEPADLTQEMIKILMSEVPGGEFPGGTARSPVDILAASGACQSKSEAGRLIRGGGVYLNGIRLGPSDEVTSQDLIEGKHLFFRLGKKRFFVASKG